The window CCAGTTTAAAACCCATAGCAGATGTCCAGTGCATTTTTTACAGTACTTCTGTTTATAAATAGTAAGCTTTTAACGATTAACGAGTAATTGTAGAATACTGCTACACCATGTTATTTTTTAGACAGTTAAATACCGTTCCAACGCTAATTACAACACAGTAAGCGTATAATGGGCATCAGCACAGTGCAGCATACCTGTGTAGTTACCCCACTGCACCGGATCACTCCAGTCACTCCAAAAATCAGAAGTACCACAGCTCCCCTCCAGCTTACTGCTTACTTGGaatgtaaaattaacttttttggaGACATAgggtatacagtatttatttttattcgttTTGTGGGGGACCTGAAGAATGGAGAAAAATAGAATTGACATGGTAAGAGGTTCCACAGTTCAGTTCTCTCATTTCTACACTGATCTCATTCCTGATACTGCTTTTTTCTTACCTGAGGTTTAGAATCTCTCCAATACTGCACCATATAGCGCACACAGTTCTGGTGCTTAATACTCCTCACCCAGTTCAGGCACAGACTACCATTAGCACCAGTCCAGTTCACAGAGATGTTGTTTGGTGGGTTGAACTTTACTGGATAAATGGGACAAATGCAACCAGTGAATTAAACAATAACAGCAACAATAAActtaaacaatacatttattaGAAATTTTAATTCCTAGTCAAATTGGCTATAACTGGATGCCTTCTAATTAACATATTCAGACACTTTCaaagttgcacccactgctgacacaaatgtgcaaatgcacacagacaaacctacagtttgtctagtccctgtaaagaagTATTATTTATAGTGGAATAGGACTAGGAGTAGATGTCTAGTATCAGGAATGGTTTAAAGCCCACCCCATGTTGGTGTTTTTGCTGCTAAAACACCCAAAAATCAGCTTGACTGTTAAATTATTACCAGGTATAATCACTGTGTTCATCCAAATGGCATATTGATCACTATTACTTGCTAGTTTTTGAGTATGTAGTctgtacactgacataccaaTTTAATCATGAAATGACAGTTTCGGAAATTCCCACCTCTATATAAGTTGAAGGGAGGTGTTATCAAATTACTCATGTAAAATAGCACTCAAGATAAGAGCCAtctaaatgtttcacagagtattttggttgtgtttcttatgtgttatgtgtttcttcatagccTGGATGACTTTTTATAGGTACTGTAAAAGCAAACTTCACATAATACTTTATGATAATATGTTATTCCACATTACCTCTGTTTAAGAGTTGATCATAATCCTTTGTCACAGACTGATTTCTACCTACAGACAGTTTCGTAGAGAAATGACTAAACTGATCCTCGACTGTAAAAGGGATCCTGCAGCCCACATTCTGACCATGCTCCTGCAGATACTGTGGACACTCTTTATACACTGTTTTAGAGGATAATCTAAGGAGAAAAGAACCATGTTAACACACTTTTATCACATTCATCCATAGAGGCTATTGATGAACCACTGGACTACAGAATCTTACTTGCTGCTGAAGGTGTAGTTTACATTCTGCATTTTGGGTCTTGTCCAGCTACAGTTTACATATTCCCAATTGATAAACATACAATTGATGTCAACCGCACATTCTTCACTGGTACAGCCCCCCTCTGCCAATGCAAATAAGAGTCGTTgtctttattaaaatacacatacGCAGTTGTGTGCACAAAAACATagcaaaaaacagcaataaggctatgcactgcaagTCAAGCGTGTAATGCGGACGAGTGGAGGAGCTAACTTTGTGCATGATAActttctaacttgtgcaacttatttttaaaacacagttcgATTTATTACTTTGCCATATtgcgattatcacaccatagatttatagaaaataaaaatagccttaaaaaaacattttcttgagcccgaacTGATccaaggaaagtggtgggaaatctgcTTCCAACCCATTGCATTTATTGggtcacttactttttctagcctgcacacTGTGGATGTTTACCAGAGactagattctctgcccgagcccaACTCGATGCCTGACCTGAACCCGGGCAAAGAAACTTAACGCTAGTGAACATTTTTAGTGCAGGCTAAAAAAAGTAAGTGACCCATTAAGTGCAATGACCTGTAGATCCCCTATGTACCCTGGAATCGCTCCCTATTACAAAccactgcacaatatattgtgttTCAAGCACTATATAGTGCTATTTAAAATCTTAACAATGCATTTTAGTTCATCTTTTACTAAACACTATTAAACACCATTAACATAATGCATCGCAAAAGTGTAGTTGTGTACAGACTATGTACACTAGAATTTACAATgtatactttaatgtaatgtGGTGGTGTTGAGTGATGTTCTCAGAGCATCAAAGAGTTAAAAAGTGATCCATTCTGaacaactaataataataataataattgtttattattagtattattattatattattattaactttCGAATCACTTTTTGATGCTTAAGTCATTGTCTTGTGTGCCTCAGCATAATTCCAGCGAAGGCGGAAAATAAAGCCTGGTTGTGATTTGACTAAATCAGACCGACATATTAGCCTTTCAGCTCGACTGTTCGATGCAGATTCTTCTACGAAGCCAAATTTTGCTTTGATCACAGATTTGCGCACTTTGTTTTCAATCACATCTTCATTTTAACTTTTGTCTGTTAACTCTTGGAAAAGTCATTAAGACAAAGGCTTACTTATCATAAACATAAAAAGACAtgaactctgtttttttttttttagctagaagTGCTCTATTCATAACACAAGTGACGTAAAGGAAAGTCCCCATCAAACTTTCCAGACCTGTTATTCTGTGAAACGGATTATTAGAAAATAGCAGTAATTAATtatcttaaaataacatttttaatagactTACAAACAACACATGTTGGGATTATTTACAGTATGTGAACTGATTTACACCAGCAGCTCTTTCTGTTTGACTGTCACAAGTTTAACAATTGTTCAACgtgtttaacatgtttaacatAATCAGGTGAAGAGAACGAAATACTTACGAGGAGGTGATGAAGGTCTGGACCAACATCCCTGAAAAAACATGAGCAGAAGAAACCCAAAGAGAACCTTGGACACAAGTAAACCAACCATGATACATAGTTTAGGCTCCCCAGAGCTCGCGCACAAGCTGGTGATTCTAATAACTGAACAGGATGTCTGAGCATCGCGCTTCCGTAATTTACAACTTCCTCCCATGTTGTGACGAACTGTTACGCAGAAAAAAGGAAGGTGGTCGAAACCAATTCATagaaaaatagtttattaatccTTTATCACTATCAGTATATCAGaactaatgaaataataaaagtcCAGTAGGTGCACCATCAATATGTCTCAACATGtatataccacacacacagaggagccaAATCTTTATGACCAATTAGTCATACTGAAGTGAATTTTGCAGACATGAACACCTGAAGCCTTTTCCAATGGCCAAAACATTATGGACAGATGACATCCATTTTTTTACATGTTGCTTTCtaagtgttgtgctgaattcatcCTTGCTTTCAAAACAGAAACCCCTTTTGAATCAAACAGTAGGATGAGTATATAACATATTCCcctcagatttattttatttctgtttataaataagggttaatctacagttacagtagatacaggaatcatcaGCATAATCTGTTGCGTCAATATGGCTGTTGGAGAAGTTGGATTTCGGCACACCAGTTCTTTTTGTCCTTATATAGTTTAATGGCTGATGTTAGTCTGCTtcaacttgctgtaattggtctgaaagtataaaaaactaaaaaagtgagCATCTCAATACAATAAAGCATGTGTACGACGTGCTGGAACAAGTCCATTTCACAGGCTCCACCTAACAACATGCAGCATTTTAAAAGATCTGCTGTTAAGTCCTTGGTGTTAGATTCCATAGTTCAGTTTCAGAGGTCTTGTTTTCTTTAGAGTCCATGTTTCAGCGGGTTTAGAGCATGTGAAGAATATTaagtaggtggtcataatgtaCTGGCTTACTGGTATACATTCACATGTTCTTTTGGTTTATTCACTTGGCTGTTCTTAACTTAAGACAGCCAATGATATAAAACTCTTTTATGCAGCCGTTTTACTACTGTCCAACAAATTCAGAGTCAAATTTAGATGTGACATTCAGGTGTGATGTGATCACACAAGTCCAACAGCTTTGTCCAGAAAACTGGCAAACTTCTGAGGCTGGCCAGGAAGGAACGGCAGCAGAGCAGACAGGTCCATGTCCCTTAGAGTTTGAGGTAAAGTGCTGAAATTAAGAAAGGGAAATTAccgaaagagagacagtgagacagggCACCTTCTCCTTCTATGTAAGattcaattattttaaatgttcagtgtgTAAGGCAGCTGCTTAAAGGAGCACATCGCTTCTGATTGTTGGGAAGAGGTTTAAGACATTGgagcatttataaagcatttatttaaactTTACTTCAACAATAGTTGTCACAAGCTAATAAAAGGCGATATGTACaatgtttttatgcattttaatatAGCTATAAACAGCTgatttatgtataaaaatgttgAATTGTTGGTTTGTGTTTATAGCTGGTCCTACCATGCTCAAATGTTAGTTCTGCCCTGTCAGTGAATTTGGTTGAATTTATCTGGGAGGTCAAATCTCCAAACCAAACTTTTGCATGGTGCTGCTTTACGATTTTTAAAGCAGCACCTCTTAAACTGGTcaagccaataataataataataataataataataataataataataataatacacactcTACTAAAATTGTTCTACAAAAAATCTTtatatgttttacctttttacaACTAGGTTCTCTTCCACTCACTTAAATGGATTAAAATGTAAGATgaaaatgtacaataaaaaaacgtattaatTTCATAAACACAGAAAACTACAGGAAATCTATGTGTAACAGACCTGCAGGTGCAGTAGAGGAGATGTGAGTCTGCCTGCAGCTGCTTGGCGAGCTCAAGCTGATGGTTGTCCATTAACTTGTCATTGACCACTACAAGGAGAGGCTTTCCAGCTCCAAGAGCCTCCAAACAGCTTCCAGCTCCTACAGGAGAAATGAGAGCTTATGTCCAGCTGAATATCTGACGATTGAAGGATCCTGACTGATGACCCCTGTCAAGAGCTTGGTTATATAAGATAGAATATAGAATAGGGGAAAAGAAATTGGGCTGGGCTTGAAGACTGAAGACAAATGAGATttatttctcaaatcagattGGTTGACATGAAAGCGATCAGATAGGATTCAGCGTCTGTACATTACAAATGTGTCTGCATAGATTGCTGAGGTATTGAGGTCGTCATCAGTAACTTCAAAAATctgtcactctggatttgatgagaACGTTGTTTGTTGTGACATGTTGAAATCAATCATATTTGAGCTTCCAGAGTGTCCAAACACACAACTGTTTAATGTGCCTGTAACCGCATTTAAAACTACCTCTAAATGTGGTTTGGATCAGATTTCATGTGCTTTTTGATTGATCAATCTGACTACAATCTAGTTATGCCAGGAATCAGATCTGGGCTGGCAGACTGAACATAGCCTCATGAGTAACCCCAATTATTAGATCTTTACTATTATAATTTACTTACTAGTAgagctgggaggttaatcaaatgaatttaattaatcagtttactgttttaaaaaaatgtgattttcaaaattggataatggagattgtacacctttacatatagaagctgcagagTAAATCTCAGTAGaaagacatttgcttctgtcagaaacctgtctattgtgttcatatTTTATACTTCTCCTTAACTATAATACTAAACTACAAGGCGGTTATATTTGCACTGTGTTTGCACTGTAAAAGCTGCACGTATGATTGAAAGGGGGGCATCACTTTAAATGATTAAGTTgttatgtaaaaactaaaaattaatatTGTAACAGCTCTATTTACTAGTGTACCAGAAGATTTACAAAGGTATGTGTATCAGTCATCCTGTGAATAAATAGACACAGAGCTAGAAACTCACCAGCATGACTAATGACCAGGTCAGCCTGCTGGATGTTCTCTGCTATGGACTCTTTAAACCGGAAAGCCTCGAGCCTCAGTCCAGGACAGCTCTGTGAGTCAGGAACAGACGAGCCCCGGCCAACCTGAAGCACCACATCTGTGTATCCTCTGTTCACCAATGCCTTAAAAAGTGAGAAATTTTGATAGTTAGCTACACAAGTGTGTAGAGTACAATGTATGCATTCCAAACACATAAAATCCAGCTTAAGACCAGCTTCTGCTGGTCTAATATGGCCTTTTAATGGTTatggtggttgaaaagctggtcatccagaagaAACCAAGTCATTTTACTAGTAAGCTAGCCGATTAACCAGGAAAGTGTTGCTGAATTTGATTCTGATCattcttggtcttgctggtcctGGTGGTCAACCAAGTTCAACCTcagttattttattaatgttggtTAAACAGCATGAACAAGCTTGGTCATTCTGGTTATCTAGCCAGACTAGTCAAGTTGATAATGCTTGCAGACCAGCTAAAACAAAATATACACAACAAAATCATTTaatcagacaaaaataaatatacaagaaTTGAATTATGAACACAAAagaaaatttaaatgaataagACATTTAAATAAGAA of the Astyanax mexicanus isolate ESR-SI-001 chromosome 10, AstMex3_surface, whole genome shotgun sequence genome contains:
- the zgc:92907 gene encoding UDP-N-acetylglucosamine transferase subunit ALG13 homolog isoform X2, encoding MDNHQLELAKQLQADSHLLYCTCSTLPQTLRDMDLSALLPFLPGQPQKFASFLDKAVGLV
- the zgc:92907 gene encoding UDP-N-acetylglucosamine transferase subunit ALG13 homolog isoform X1, coding for MKTVFVTVGTTCFDDLISSMTSAEVVKALVNRGYTDVVLQVGRGSSVPDSQSCPGLRLEAFRFKESIAENIQQADLVISHAGAGSCLEALGAGKPLLVVVNDKLMDNHQLELAKQLQADSHLLYCTCSTLPQTLRDMDLSALLPFLPGQPQKFASFLDKAVGLV
- the il2rgb gene encoding interleukin 2 receptor, gamma b — encoded protein: MGGSCKLRKRDAQTSCSVIRITSLCASSGEPKLCIMVGLLVSKVLFGFLLLMFFQGCWSRPSSPPQGGCTSEECAVDINCMFINWEYVNCSWTRPKMQNVNYTFSSKLSSKTVYKECPQYLQEHGQNVGCRIPFTVEDQFSHFSTKLSVGRNQSVTKDYDQLLNRVKFNPPNNISVNWTGANGSLCLNWVRSIKHQNCVRYMVQYWRDSKPQVPHKTNKNKYCIPYVSKKVNFTFQVSSKLEGSCGTSDFWSDWSDPVQWGNYTESLPGSPSVSLWPVWLSILGIVVLIALAMLLCYCERIKIFILPVVPDPSKILQDLFREHNGNVESWVHSSRLKEAFETDYTEIPCIVCEPSPTLKTCRYPDVSSVWI